One window of the Klebsiella oxytoca genome contains the following:
- a CDS encoding YihD family protein codes for MKCKRLNEVIELLQPAWQKEPELNLIQFLQKLAKEAGYAGELSDLSDDILIYHLKMRDSAKEAVIPGIQKDYEEDFKTALLRARGVIKE; via the coding sequence ATGAAATGTAAACGCCTGAATGAAGTCATTGAACTCCTCCAGCCAGCCTGGCAGAAAGAACCAGAACTGAATTTAATTCAATTTTTGCAAAAACTGGCGAAAGAGGCCGGTTATGCAGGGGAATTAAGCGATCTTTCCGACGATATTCTGATTTATCATCTGAAGATGCGCGACTCTGCAAAAGAGGCCGTTATCCCCGGAATTCAGAAAGATTATGAGGAAGATTTTAAGACCGCATTGCTACGCGCACGCGGAGTAATTAAAGAGTAA
- the mobA gene encoding molybdenum cofactor guanylyltransferase MobA has protein sequence MQGKVITGVVLAGGKGTRMGGIDKGLQLLNGKALWRHVADTLQPQVTSLVISANRNLDSWQNSGYPIITDSLSDFPGPLAGMLSVMQQIESEWFVFCPCDTPFIPSFLTARLMQQKKSSPAVWVHDGERDHPAIALVNRDVVGELAGYLAAGERRVMVFLRKIGGHSVDFSDEKSAFINVNTLDDLHSMQEPS, from the coding sequence ATGCAGGGTAAGGTAATAACCGGTGTTGTGCTGGCAGGAGGAAAAGGCACGCGCATGGGTGGGATAGATAAAGGATTACAATTGCTAAATGGTAAAGCCTTATGGCGTCATGTTGCTGATACTCTACAACCTCAGGTTACGAGCCTGGTGATTAGCGCTAACCGCAATCTTGATAGCTGGCAAAACAGCGGCTACCCGATTATTACCGACAGTCTGAGCGATTTCCCGGGACCACTAGCCGGAATGCTTTCCGTGATGCAGCAGATTGAGAGCGAATGGTTTGTATTTTGCCCATGCGATACGCCGTTTATTCCTTCTTTCCTGACGGCACGCTTAATGCAGCAGAAAAAATCATCCCCGGCCGTATGGGTGCATGACGGTGAGCGCGACCATCCGGCTATTGCTTTGGTGAATCGCGATGTAGTTGGCGAACTGGCTGGCTATCTGGCCGCAGGAGAGCGGCGGGTGATGGTATTTCTGCGCAAAATTGGCGGTCATAGCGTCGATTTTAGCGATGAAAAATCTGCCTTTATTAACGTAAACACGCTCGACGATTTGCATAGCATGCAGGAGCCATCATGA
- the mobB gene encoding molybdopterin-guanine dinucleotide biosynthesis protein MobB has protein sequence MIPLLAIVAWSGTGKTTLLKALIPALRAEGLRPGLIKHTHHDMDVDKPGKDSYELRKAGAAQTIVASSQRWALMTETPGESCLDLTWLVSRMDASTLDLVLVEGFKHEPVPKILLYRQNSGHCIEELVFDDCVIAVASDVPVETSLPLLDLNDILQIAAFIMQWLKGDNNNH, from the coding sequence ATGATCCCTCTTTTAGCTATTGTGGCCTGGAGCGGCACAGGTAAAACAACATTATTGAAAGCGCTGATTCCGGCACTACGAGCAGAAGGCTTACGCCCGGGGCTAATTAAGCATACCCATCATGATATGGATGTGGATAAACCAGGCAAAGATAGCTATGAACTACGTAAAGCCGGAGCGGCTCAAACGATTGTCGCCAGCTCGCAGCGCTGGGCATTAATGACGGAAACTCCGGGGGAATCGTGTTTGGATCTGACATGGCTGGTTAGCCGAATGGATGCATCAACGTTGGATTTAGTCCTGGTCGAAGGTTTTAAACATGAGCCGGTACCCAAAATTCTTCTTTATCGACAAAATAGCGGGCATTGCATAGAAGAACTCGTTTTTGATGATTGCGTTATTGCTGTAGCCAGCGATGTGCCTGTCGAGACATCGCTTCCATTGTTAGATTTAAATGATATTCTGCAGATAGCCGCTTTTATTATGCAGTGGTTAAAGGGGGATAATAATAATCACTAG